A region of Blattabacterium cuenoti STAT DNA encodes the following proteins:
- a CDS encoding glycogen/starch synthase, with protein MTDKRILYVSSDLFPFSSENPISLSVLKATKFMQSVGNDVRIFMPRFGVINERRHQLHEVIRLSGMNLVINDIDQPLLIKVASIPDVRLQVYFIDNEEYFKRKAIDEDENGIFFLDNDERALFFTKGVLETVKKLNWKPDIIHIYGWMSFLIPLYIKNFYKNDPVYKNVKIVVSIYNKPFKGFLNKNIVQKIKFDGIKSIKLKLLENPNYFNLIKLCMYFSDAIIKGDLFFPEEIEDYIKVNKLLVLKYYPIEEIETVYQQFYKESVLEQIN; from the coding sequence ATGACAGATAAACGTATATTATATGTTTCTTCGGATTTATTCCCATTTTCTTCAGAGAATCCTATATCTTTATCAGTATTAAAAGCTACTAAATTTATGCAATCAGTAGGAAATGATGTACGTATATTTATGCCTCGTTTTGGAGTCATTAATGAAAGAAGACATCAATTACATGAAGTTATTCGTTTATCAGGTATGAATTTAGTAATCAATGATATTGATCAACCTTTATTAATAAAAGTAGCGTCTATCCCTGATGTTAGATTACAAGTTTATTTCATAGATAACGAAGAATATTTCAAAAGAAAGGCAATAGATGAAGATGAAAATGGAATTTTTTTTCTAGATAATGATGAAAGAGCTTTATTTTTTACAAAAGGAGTTTTAGAAACTGTAAAAAAATTAAATTGGAAACCAGACATAATCCACATATATGGATGGATGAGTTTTTTAATTCCTTTATATATTAAAAATTTTTATAAAAACGATCCCGTATATAAAAATGTAAAAATCGTTGTATCTATTTATAACAAACCTTTTAAAGGATTTTTAAATAAAAACATTGTACAAAAAATAAAATTTGATGGAATCAAATCTATAAAGTTAAAATTATTAGAAAATCCAAATTATTTTAATTTAATTAAATTGTGTATGTATTTTTCGGATGCCATTATAAAAGGGGATCTTTTTTTTCCAGAGGAAATAGAAGATTATATAAAAGTGAATAAACTTCTAGTATTAAAATATTATCCTATAGAAGAAATAGAAACCGTTTATCAACAATTTTATAAAGAAAGTGTTTTAGAACAGATAAATTAA